One stretch of Skermanella mucosa DNA includes these proteins:
- a CDS encoding lipopolysaccharide biosynthesis protein — MSVRRSLFIQFLNSYSAAGISFVSIIILARLLTPQEIGIFSVCMAFVGFLHTLRDFGIGAYLLQERNLDAGILRSAYGLALLFGWTAAAVLALSSGLVADFFNEPGVRSVTLVLAVNFLLIPLGSLAIPLLKRDMLFVSIMKINVAVSFAYALSTILFALLGAGYMSMAWGTLVGTVVNVAGSLAARPDLIGIRPSLRHARRIVSFGAYSVGSNFIVAFGPNGTEIVIGRMLGLSAVALLGKGRSLITLFQQAIMAFIMPVAGALFARQSRDGSDVGKSFLQVLGLLTAIGWPSYIFMGFMAFPIIDILFGDQWYAAVPVAQIFCVAYGIALLHSMNNMTLEACGHARAAFRYQIILYPPTFLMVIAAAPFGLVAVAGTTILSATAGLVLSYMFLGKVINVRAGQVARAVRKSALVAAITSVPPAAVYFWGGIGPGNTVVPLLGAAVMTGLVWLAAVFATDHEIKQEILRLMRSAIEQMRRVAGTAA; from the coding sequence ATGTCCGTCCGCCGCTCGCTCTTCATCCAGTTCCTCAACAGCTACAGCGCCGCCGGCATATCCTTCGTCTCCATCATCATCCTGGCGCGCCTGCTCACGCCCCAGGAGATCGGCATCTTCTCGGTATGCATGGCGTTCGTGGGATTCCTGCATACCCTGCGGGATTTCGGGATCGGGGCCTATCTCCTGCAGGAGAGGAATCTGGATGCCGGGATCCTGCGGAGCGCCTACGGGCTGGCGCTCCTGTTCGGCTGGACGGCCGCCGCCGTGCTGGCCCTGTCCAGCGGGCTGGTGGCCGATTTCTTCAACGAGCCGGGCGTCAGGTCCGTGACCCTGGTCCTGGCGGTCAATTTCCTGCTGATCCCGCTGGGCAGCTTGGCGATCCCCCTGTTGAAGCGCGACATGCTCTTCGTGAGCATCATGAAGATCAACGTCGCGGTGAGCTTCGCCTATGCCCTGTCCACGATCCTGTTCGCCCTGCTCGGCGCGGGGTACATGAGCATGGCCTGGGGGACCCTGGTCGGCACCGTGGTGAACGTGGCGGGCAGCCTGGCGGCCCGTCCGGACCTGATCGGGATACGCCCGAGCCTGCGGCACGCCCGGCGGATCGTCTCGTTCGGCGCCTACTCCGTGGGCTCGAACTTCATCGTGGCCTTCGGCCCCAACGGGACGGAGATCGTCATCGGCCGCATGCTGGGGCTCAGCGCCGTGGCCCTGCTGGGCAAGGGCCGCAGCCTGATCACGCTGTTCCAGCAGGCGATCATGGCCTTCATCATGCCGGTGGCGGGCGCCCTGTTCGCGCGCCAGTCGCGCGATGGAAGCGATGTGGGCAAGTCCTTCCTGCAAGTGCTCGGCCTCCTGACCGCGATCGGCTGGCCGAGCTACATCTTCATGGGCTTCATGGCCTTCCCGATCATCGACATCCTGTTCGGGGACCAGTGGTATGCCGCGGTGCCGGTGGCGCAGATCTTCTGCGTCGCCTACGGCATCGCGCTGCTCCACAGCATGAACAACATGACGTTGGAGGCCTGCGGGCACGCCAGGGCGGCCTTCCGCTACCAGATCATCCTCTATCCGCCCACGTTCCTTATGGTCATCGCCGCCGCTCCCTTCGGCCTCGTGGCCGTGGCCGGCACGACCATCCTCTCCGCCACGGCCGGCCTGGTCCTGTCCTACATGTTCCTGGGCAAGGTCATCAATGTCCGGGCAGGGCAGGTCGCCCGGGCGGTGCGCAAGAGCGCGCTGGTCGCCGCCATCACCTCCGTCCCCCCGGCGGCGGTCTATTTCTGGGGCGGCATCGGCCCGGGAAACACCGTCGTTCCGCTTCTCGGCGCCGCCGTCATGACGGGCCTGGTCTGGCTGGCCGCCGTCTTCGCCACCGATCACGAGATCAAGCAGGAGATCCTGAGGCTGATGCGGAGCGCCATCGAGCAGATGCGCAGGGTGGCGGGCACGGCGGCATGA
- a CDS encoding methylglyoxal synthase, protein MEASKRIALVAHDSMKDQLLAWVRHNSGTLTAHQLWSTGTTGTKIKEACPELRVTALKSGPLGGDQQVGAMIADGALDILLFFTDALSPHPHDADVQALTRLSTLYNVALATNRTTADFLITSPFFGKPFQPTGGGDGEPADPDAQR, encoded by the coding sequence ATGGAAGCCTCGAAACGGATCGCCCTGGTCGCCCATGATTCCATGAAGGACCAGCTCCTCGCCTGGGTCCGGCACAATTCCGGGACCCTCACGGCGCACCAGCTCTGGTCCACCGGGACGACCGGGACCAAGATCAAGGAGGCATGCCCCGAACTCCGGGTGACCGCCCTGAAGTCCGGCCCGCTCGGCGGCGACCAGCAGGTCGGCGCCATGATCGCGGACGGCGCCCTCGACATCCTGCTGTTCTTCACCGACGCCCTGTCGCCCCACCCGCACGACGCCGACGTCCAGGCGCTCACCCGCCTCTCGACGCTCTACAACGTAGCCCTGGCGACCAACCGCACGACGGCCGACTTCCTGATCACCTCGCCTTTCTTCGGAAAGCCCTTCCAGCCCACCGGCGGCGGCGACGGGGAGCCTGCCGATCCGGACGCGCAGCGCTGA
- a CDS encoding ATP-binding protein, which translates to MAERTEALAESERRFRTIFDSAFQFMALLTPDGTVEEVNQTAMAWSRIGPEDIVGRPFWLAAPMRDDPALQAVVRDAVRRAAAGEVVRGEHEMRGAGDVRAVVDFSVKPVLDGAGRPYHLIAEGRDVSEQRRASEQLRQVQKMDAIGQLTGGVAHDFNNLLQVLSGGLGMLDRQMDPARRQRLLDGMHQAVERGASLTRQLLAFSRRQPLRSEPVDLAWRIDGMRELLDRSLRGDIRIETRFPPGLWPVEADPGELELVVLNLCVNARDAMPDGGMITIQAVNAPGLDDGGLRGDFVRLSVTDDGTGMTPEVAARVFEPFFTTKDVGKGSGLGLAQVFGFAQASGGRSALDTAPGRGTTVMVLLPRSEKSPALPARRLVDPGVPREAAAPGHVLLVEDSDEVAALAEEMLTSLGYEVTRVASGAAALGALADGRAVDAVFSDVMMPGGMSGVALARELGLRRPDLPVLLTTGFEASAGDAIREGIQVIAKPYGMASLAAALEAAIGGRNGA; encoded by the coding sequence GTGGCGGAACGCACCGAGGCCCTTGCCGAAAGCGAGCGGCGTTTCCGGACCATCTTCGACTCCGCCTTCCAGTTCATGGCACTGCTCACGCCGGACGGCACGGTCGAGGAGGTGAACCAGACCGCCATGGCCTGGAGCAGGATCGGGCCGGAGGACATCGTCGGGCGGCCGTTCTGGCTCGCCGCGCCGATGCGCGACGATCCGGCGCTCCAGGCGGTGGTCCGCGACGCGGTCCGGCGGGCCGCGGCCGGCGAGGTGGTGCGCGGGGAGCACGAGATGCGCGGAGCGGGCGACGTGCGCGCGGTCGTCGATTTCTCGGTCAAGCCGGTTCTCGACGGCGCCGGCCGGCCATACCACCTCATCGCCGAAGGGCGCGACGTCAGCGAGCAGAGGCGCGCCTCCGAGCAGCTGCGCCAGGTCCAGAAGATGGACGCCATCGGCCAGCTCACCGGCGGCGTGGCCCACGATTTCAACAACCTGCTCCAGGTTCTCTCGGGCGGGCTCGGCATGCTCGACCGGCAGATGGATCCGGCCCGCCGCCAGCGGCTGCTAGACGGCATGCACCAGGCCGTCGAGCGCGGCGCTTCCCTCACCCGCCAGCTGCTGGCGTTCTCGCGCCGCCAGCCGCTCCGGTCCGAGCCGGTCGACCTGGCATGGCGGATCGACGGCATGCGCGAGTTGCTCGACCGCTCGCTGCGGGGCGACATCCGGATCGAGACCCGCTTCCCGCCCGGCCTGTGGCCCGTCGAGGCGGACCCGGGCGAACTGGAGCTCGTCGTGTTGAACCTCTGCGTCAATGCCCGAGATGCCATGCCGGATGGCGGCATGATCACCATCCAGGCAGTGAACGCTCCTGGCCTGGACGACGGCGGCCTGCGCGGCGACTTCGTCCGGCTGAGCGTCACCGACGACGGGACCGGGATGACGCCCGAGGTCGCGGCCCGCGTGTTCGAGCCGTTCTTCACGACCAAGGACGTGGGCAAGGGATCGGGCCTCGGCCTGGCCCAGGTGTTCGGCTTCGCGCAGGCCTCGGGCGGCCGGTCGGCACTCGACACCGCTCCCGGCCGGGGCACCACCGTGATGGTGCTGCTGCCAAGGTCGGAGAAGAGCCCGGCCCTGCCGGCCCGCCGCCTTGTCGACCCCGGAGTGCCGCGGGAGGCCGCGGCGCCGGGTCATGTCCTGCTGGTGGAGGACAGCGACGAGGTCGCGGCGCTGGCCGAGGAGATGCTGACCTCGCTGGGCTACGAGGTGACGCGGGTCGCGAGCGGCGCGGCGGCGCTCGGCGCCCTGGCGGACGGCCGCGCGGTCGACGCGGTGTTCTCCGACGTCATGATGCCCGGCGGCATGAGCGGCGTCGCCCTGGCGCGTGAACTCGGGCTCCGCCGGCCGGACCTTCCCGTGCTGCTCACGACGGGCTTCGAGGCGTCGGCCGGCGATGCCATCAGGGAGGGTATCCAGGTCATCGCGAAACCCTACGGGATGGCCAGCCTCGCCGCGGCGCTGGAGGCGGCGATCGGAGGACGCAACGGGGCTTAG
- a CDS encoding E22 family MetX-like putative esterase: MTASLGNGMIVEKKVFELQHFTTSRGATLKSVRVGWESYGELNADGSNAVLVTHFFSATSHAAGRYSPADEAPGYWDAIIGPGKAIDTDRYFVLSSDTLVNINVNDPKVTTTGPASIDPDTGKPYGMSFPVVSIRDFVTVQKALVESLGISRLKAVVGPSMGALQAYEWATAYPDMVERIVPVIGAAGGDPFLIAWLDIWAQPIRLDPNWRGGDYYGGEPPTEGARLALKTIMLHASQAGWAGGFGKEPALPGSDPADALANRFKIEEFIDKACALRAPVVDANTLLYMVRANQLAGADPARIRTPTLIVYSPSDLVFPQPWIERTAAAIAANGTPVETFAIGGPNGHLNGVLHIAQAAPQIAAFLAE, encoded by the coding sequence ATGACCGCCTCCCTTGGAAACGGGATGATCGTCGAGAAGAAGGTGTTCGAGCTGCAGCACTTCACCACGTCCCGCGGGGCTACGCTCAAGTCCGTCCGGGTCGGCTGGGAAAGCTACGGCGAACTGAATGCCGACGGGTCGAACGCCGTTCTCGTCACGCACTTCTTCTCCGCGACCAGCCACGCGGCTGGCAGGTATTCGCCCGCCGATGAGGCGCCCGGCTATTGGGACGCCATCATCGGGCCGGGCAAGGCGATCGATACGGACCGCTACTTCGTCCTGTCCTCCGACACGCTCGTCAACATCAACGTCAACGATCCCAAGGTCACGACGACAGGCCCCGCCTCGATCGATCCGGACACGGGAAAGCCCTACGGGATGAGCTTCCCGGTCGTCTCGATCCGCGACTTCGTCACTGTCCAGAAGGCCTTGGTCGAGAGCCTGGGCATCTCGAGGCTCAAAGCCGTGGTCGGTCCCTCGATGGGCGCGCTACAGGCCTACGAGTGGGCCACGGCATATCCCGACATGGTGGAGCGGATCGTTCCCGTCATCGGTGCTGCGGGCGGCGACCCGTTCCTGATCGCGTGGCTCGACATCTGGGCGCAGCCGATCCGCCTGGACCCCAACTGGCGCGGTGGCGACTACTACGGCGGGGAACCGCCGACGGAAGGCGCCAGGCTTGCCTTGAAGACCATCATGCTGCACGCCAGCCAGGCGGGATGGGCGGGCGGGTTCGGCAAGGAACCCGCCCTGCCGGGAAGCGATCCGGCGGATGCGCTCGCCAACCGGTTCAAGATCGAGGAATTCATCGACAAGGCCTGCGCGCTGCGGGCACCCGTCGTCGATGCCAACACGCTGCTCTACATGGTGCGGGCAAATCAACTCGCCGGGGCCGACCCCGCCCGGATCAGAACGCCGACGCTGATCGTCTACTCACCGAGCGACCTTGTTTTTCCGCAGCCCTGGATCGAGCGGACGGCGGCGGCGATCGCGGCGAACGGCACCCCGGTCGAGACGTTTGCCATCGGCGGCCCCAACGGGCATCTGAACGGGGTCTTGCATATAGCCCAGGCTGCGCCCCAAATCGCGGCTTTCCTGGCGGAATGA
- a CDS encoding acyl CoA:acetate/3-ketoacid CoA transferase has protein sequence MPIRDKVVNADEAVAIIRSGDMVATSGFVGVGTPDAIFAALEKRFLASAEPRDLGLLFAAAPGDGKDRGLNRLAHRGLIRRAVGGHWSLVPKLGRMAADDLIEAWNLPLGCISQLFREISGRRPGLLSRVGLGTFVDPRRGGGKLNQISTRDLVRVMEIDGREWLFYEAIPVDVAILRGTTADPDGNISMEREALVLDNLAIAMAAKASKGFVIAQVERLAATDALPARQVVVPGALVDCVVLAPPEHHVQTYATAYSPAFSGQLRVPMDRIPPLPLDERKIIARRCAMELPMGGVVNLGIGMPEAVAAVAREENLLDQVTLTAEPGIFGGIPQGGLDFGAALNPSAIIAQNQQFDFYDGGGLDLACLGMAQADARGNVNVSRFGDRFAGAGGFINITQNARALVFAGAFTAGGLRIETGDGSLRIAREGRSRKFVAAVEEVTFNGGLAAAAGQRVLYVTERCVFQLTPAGLALVEVAPGIDPERDILALMDFRPIMTDPKPMDDRLFRTAAMGLDAILLNRPLAERFTLDATRSMLFIDLTGYRVRREEQVEAVREQVRSMIEPLGRKVSAVIDYDGCVIDPVIAGTWFDMVRDVHARFYDKASRYTTSAFMRLKLGDELRRREMAPHVFEAAGRPAVE, from the coding sequence ATGCCGATACGGGACAAGGTGGTCAATGCTGACGAGGCGGTCGCCATCATCCGCTCGGGCGACATGGTCGCCACGTCGGGCTTCGTCGGCGTCGGCACGCCCGACGCTATCTTCGCGGCGCTGGAAAAGCGGTTCCTGGCCAGTGCCGAGCCCAGGGACCTGGGCCTCCTGTTCGCGGCGGCGCCCGGCGACGGCAAGGATCGCGGGCTCAATCGCCTGGCCCATCGCGGGTTGATCCGGCGCGCGGTCGGTGGGCACTGGTCGCTGGTGCCCAAGCTGGGCAGGATGGCCGCCGACGACCTGATCGAGGCCTGGAACCTGCCGCTCGGCTGCATCTCGCAGCTTTTCCGCGAAATCTCCGGACGGCGCCCCGGCCTGCTGAGCCGGGTCGGGCTCGGCACCTTCGTCGATCCGCGCCGGGGCGGCGGCAAGCTAAATCAGATCAGCACGCGGGATCTCGTCAGGGTGATGGAGATCGACGGGCGGGAGTGGCTGTTCTACGAGGCCATCCCGGTCGATGTCGCCATCCTTCGCGGCACCACCGCCGACCCCGACGGCAATATCAGCATGGAGCGCGAGGCGCTGGTCCTGGACAACCTGGCGATCGCCATGGCGGCCAAGGCGAGCAAGGGTTTCGTCATAGCGCAGGTCGAACGCCTGGCGGCCACGGACGCCCTGCCGGCAAGGCAGGTCGTGGTGCCGGGCGCGCTGGTCGATTGCGTCGTCCTGGCTCCCCCGGAGCATCACGTCCAGACCTACGCCACCGCCTACAGCCCGGCTTTCTCCGGCCAGTTGCGGGTGCCGATGGACCGGATTCCACCCCTCCCCCTGGACGAACGGAAGATCATCGCCCGCCGTTGCGCGATGGAGCTTCCCATGGGCGGCGTGGTCAATCTGGGCATCGGCATGCCCGAGGCCGTGGCCGCCGTGGCGAGGGAGGAGAACCTGCTGGATCAGGTGACGCTCACCGCCGAACCCGGCATCTTCGGCGGCATACCGCAGGGCGGGCTCGATTTCGGCGCGGCGCTCAACCCCTCGGCGATCATCGCCCAGAACCAGCAGTTCGACTTCTACGACGGCGGCGGACTGGATCTCGCCTGCCTCGGCATGGCGCAGGCCGACGCCCGGGGCAACGTCAATGTCAGCCGGTTCGGCGACCGGTTCGCGGGTGCCGGCGGCTTCATCAACATCACGCAGAACGCCAGGGCGCTGGTCTTCGCCGGCGCCTTCACCGCCGGCGGACTGCGGATCGAAACGGGCGACGGCAGCCTTCGCATCGCCCGGGAGGGGCGCAGCCGCAAGTTCGTGGCGGCGGTCGAGGAGGTGACCTTCAACGGAGGCTTGGCGGCAGCCGCCGGGCAGCGGGTGCTCTACGTCACCGAACGATGCGTTTTCCAGCTGACGCCGGCCGGCCTGGCTCTGGTGGAGGTGGCTCCGGGCATCGATCCGGAGCGGGACATCCTGGCCCTGATGGATTTCCGCCCGATCATGACCGACCCCAAGCCCATGGACGACCGGCTGTTCCGCACCGCGGCGATGGGTCTCGACGCCATTCTGCTCAACCGCCCGCTGGCGGAGCGCTTCACCCTCGATGCCACCCGGTCGATGCTGTTCATCGACCTGACCGGCTACCGCGTGCGGCGGGAGGAGCAGGTCGAAGCGGTGCGGGAACAGGTGAGGTCGATGATCGAGCCGCTCGGGCGGAAGGTCTCGGCGGTGATCGACTATGACGGATGCGTCATCGATCCCGTGATCGCCGGGACCTGGTTCGATATGGTGCGCGACGTCCATGCCCGCTTCTACGACAAGGCGTCCCGCTACACCACCAGCGCGTTCATGCGCTTGAAGCTTGGCGACGAGTTGCGGCGGCGCGAAATGGCGCCGCACGTTTTCGAGGCCGCCGGCCGGCCGGCCGTCGAATGA